The region GCAGCGCCGAAGCGTTAGGCCCTTCACCGATGCTGCGGGCCATGCCGACATGCCAGAGCTGTGGCATGATCTTGCCCCCTGCGGCATGCACCTCGCGCACGACCTGCGCCCAGCCCTCCAGGGCGGCTTCGCCATGGAAGTTCGGGATATCCTGATGGCTGACCGCTGCCGGATGATCAATGGCTGTGCCTTCCGTTATGATCAGGCCTACCCCGCCTTCCGCGCGGCGGCGGTAATATGCTGCCACCTCAGGACCGGGTACGCCTCCAGGGGAATGCACCCGGGTCATCGGTGCCATCACCACACGGTTGCGGAGGGACAGGCCTCCATATTCAAAAGGTTCAAACAATGCAGCAACATTCATAATCCACTAGCCTCCAATTCATACAATGATTACTTTAAGTAAGCATAGTATGACGGTTTCCGGCGGCAAATGCAAATTACTGCCAGTCTAAGAGCGGCTGATAATGTCTTATAAGTCCAGCACGCCGGCTTTCGGAGTCACCCGGAAGGCTGCAGCCAGATCCGCCAGCTGCTGATCGGTAATCTTCTGCTTGATTTCTCGTCCGCCGATCAGATTATAGACGATGGCGGCCTTCTCAATGGTCTCTACTAATCCGAACGTCGCATCCATAGTCTGGCCGGTTACGAAGATGCCATGCTGCGGCCAGATGACCACGCGGTAATCCTTCATTTTATCCGCGGTGGCCCGCCCGATCTCACTACTGCCCGGAACCATCCAGGGAATGACGCTGACGCCATCCGGGAAGACCACCAGACATTCCGTGCACATCTCCCACAGAGTCTTGGTGAATTTCAGCTCATCCAAATCATGGGTGAACGTCATGGCAATCACGTTCGTTGCATGAGTATGCAGCACAATCCGGTGCGCGGGATCTACCTTCAGCCGCTCAATGTGGCTCATGAAGTGGGAAGCAAGCTCACTGGTCGGAATAGCGCCGCTGCGCAGTCCCCACAATACCTCCACGCTCTCGCCGCTGCTGCTGACACGCAGTACACCAAGGTTGGCTTCCGGGTCCTTAATCACATTACGGAAATACTTGCCCGATCCGGTAACGATGAAGTATTTGCCCGCCAGCTCGGTTACAGGGAAGGTAAGGCTGATCGTACGCAGCGGCTCGCGGATATTGATATATTTGGCTACCTCTTCTTCATCCAGGAGGTAACTGACATTGCCCCCGTTCAGCTCATCCCAGCCCAGCGACCACATGTGATGGGTAATTTCGGACATTTCCTCGATAAAAGGCGCAGTGACGCCGGATATATACCCCTTGGATTCAATTACGGATGTACTCATATGCTCTCTCCTTCTATATGCCCCTTCAGCGTGCGGGTACTTGTTATTTTGTGTTTTCAGCAGCTTGATCTTATCTTAGAGCCAATACTTCCTGCTCATAGCTCTTCACTTCAGCCAGCCACCCCTCGCGGACCGGGGTCCCCTGCGAAGCGCAGTAGTAATCCCAGACGGCACCGAACGGATAGGACTTGAATTCTTCCACCAAGGCCAGCCGCGAGGTGTAATCTCCAGCCCGTTCAATGGCCCGAAGCTCCTCTACCGGCTCCAGCATGGCGCGCAGCAGGGCCTTGATCGTATTGCGCGTGCCGATTACCCAAGCCGCCAGATGATTGATACTGCCGTCGAAGAAGTCGAGGCCGATATGCGTGCGCGGCAGCAGATCCCCGCGAACCAGCTCGCGGGCAATCTCCAGCAGCTCATCGTCCATCGTGACTACATGATCACTGTCCCAGCGGACCGGTCTGCTGACATGCAGCAGCAGCTGCTCGCTGAACATCAGGATGGAGCTGAGCTTGTTCGAGATCACTTCCGTCGGATGGAAATGTCCGGCATCCAGGCAGATAGCCTTGCCGCGTGTCAGGCCGTAGCCCATGTAGAACTCATGCGATCCGACCACGTAGCTCTCCGAGCCGATACCGAACAGCTTGCTCTCCACGGCATCGATCGTGTACTGCGGATCCATCTCCTCGCTGAAGATTTCATCCAGCGATTCCTTCAGGCGCATGCGCGGTGCCAGTCGGTCCACCGGAGTATCCTTGTAGCCATCCGGCACCCAGAAATTCGTGACACACGGCTGGCCCAGCTCGCGGCCGAAGTGCTCGGCAATGCTGCGGGAGGCCTTGCAATGCTTAATCCAGAAGCTGCGGATCTCTTCGTCCGCATGGCTGAGGGTGAAGCCGTCCGCCGCCTTGGGATGCGAGAAGCAGGTCGGATTGAAATCAAGACCTAATCCCTGCTCCTTGGCCCATTCTACCCAGTTCGTGAAATGGCGCGGCGCCAGCTCATCCAGATCCACCTGTTCCTTCGTATCGGCATAGATCGCATGCAGATTGACCTTATGCTTGCCGGGAATCAGCGAGAGGGCCTTCTCCAGATCCTGACGCAGCTCATCCGGTGTACCGGCCCGGCCGGGGTAGCTGCCAGTCACGGCAATGCCGCCGCTCAGCTCTTTATCCTTGAACAGGAAGCCCCGTACATCGTCGCCCTGCCAGCAGTGCAGAGATACTTTGATCTGCGCCAGCTTCTCCAGTACCTCATCCGTATGAATCCCATGGGCTGCATATAATTTCTTGGCTTCGTTGTAGATGTTAATGATGCTCTGATCCATGCTGTTGCCTCCTAATTACGTATTGTGAACATTCGCTCCCGGTTGAATCTGCTCCCAGCGGATCAGCAGCTCCGCCAGCTGAGGAACCGGCTGCGGCAGATAAGACGGAATCGCGAAGGACTGGCCGATGATCTGCCTGGCTTCATGGATGTCAGCCATGCGGCCCGCCTCAATCATCTGCACAGCCAGATTACCCAAGGCTGTGGATTCGGTCGGTCCGGCCAGCACTTCCCTGCCGGTAACATCCGCTGTCAGCTGGCACAGCAGACTGTTGTTAGCTCCACCTCCTACAATCTGCAGCACTTCTATGCACTCCCCGGTGAGGTCTTCCAATTCAGCCAGATAGCTGCGGTAGGATAACGCCAGACTGTCGAAGATACAACGGGCCAGCTCGCCCGCCGTCTGCGGCACAGGCTGACCGCTCTCCAGGCAGGCCTGGCGGATCTCCTGAATCATATCGCCGGGCTTAAGAAACCGCGGATGATTGCAGGGAATCAGGCTGCGGAAGGCTGCGCAATCAGCGGCCTGCTCTGCCAGTTCCGCGAAGCTATACCTTTCGCCGTCCAGTCTGCGAACTTCCTGGATCAGCCAGAGGCCCATAATATTCTTCAGGAACCGGTAAGTCCCGTAAGCGCCCCATTCGTTGGTATAATTGGCTGCCATCGCTCTGCTGTCATTGAGCGGGTGATCCAGCTCTACTCCCAGCAGAGACCAGGTCCCGCTGCTAAGATAGGCTGACGCACGGTCCTTCTGAGCAGGCACACCGAGTACCGCAGATGCTGTGTCATGTGTGGCCACGCAGATCAGGCGGCATTCAGGCAGATCATACTGTTCCACCAGCTCCCCTGAGAGTAAGCCAAGCTCTTCCCCAGGCTCGGTCAACGGAGCAAATTGTTCACGCCGCAGACCCAGGAATTCCAGCAGCTCCGCATCGAAATCACGGGTCGCAAGATTCAATAGCTGCGTCGTTGAGGCATTGGTAGCCTCGTTCATCTTCCGTCCGCCGAGCCGGTAATA is a window of Paenibacillus sp. FSL H3-0469 DNA encoding:
- the rhaB gene encoding rhamnulokinase, with amino-acid sequence MTYHIAVDIGASSGRLVLGQLVDGSLQLAELHRFSNGFTEQDGSCFWDMDYLIDEIIKGLHQAKLAGINKCTVGIDTWAVDYVLLDAEGKRINEVYAYRDRRTDGVMEEVAKQLPPHKVYAKTGIQQLPFNTLYQLYAHDQEELKAADQILLVPDYLYYRLGGRKMNEATNASTTQLLNLATRDFDAELLEFLGLRREQFAPLTEPGEELGLLSGELVEQYDLPECRLICVATHDTASAVLGVPAQKDRASAYLSSGTWSLLGVELDHPLNDSRAMAANYTNEWGAYGTYRFLKNIMGLWLIQEVRRLDGERYSFAELAEQAADCAAFRSLIPCNHPRFLKPGDMIQEIRQACLESGQPVPQTAGELARCIFDSLALSYRSYLAELEDLTGECIEVLQIVGGGANNSLLCQLTADVTGREVLAGPTESTALGNLAVQMIEAGRMADIHEARQIIGQSFAIPSYLPQPVPQLAELLIRWEQIQPGANVHNT
- the rhaD gene encoding rhamnulose-1-phosphate aldolase is translated as MSTSVIESKGYISGVTAPFIEEMSEITHHMWSLGWDELNGGNVSYLLDEEEVAKYINIREPLRTISLTFPVTELAGKYFIVTGSGKYFRNVIKDPEANLGVLRVSSSGESVEVLWGLRSGAIPTSELASHFMSHIERLKVDPAHRIVLHTHATNVIAMTFTHDLDELKFTKTLWEMCTECLVVFPDGVSVIPWMVPGSSEIGRATADKMKDYRVVIWPQHGIFVTGQTMDATFGLVETIEKAAIVYNLIGGREIKQKITDQQLADLAAAFRVTPKAGVLDL
- the rhaA gene encoding L-rhamnose isomerase, with translation MDQSIINIYNEAKKLYAAHGIHTDEVLEKLAQIKVSLHCWQGDDVRGFLFKDKELSGGIAVTGSYPGRAGTPDELRQDLEKALSLIPGKHKVNLHAIYADTKEQVDLDELAPRHFTNWVEWAKEQGLGLDFNPTCFSHPKAADGFTLSHADEEIRSFWIKHCKASRSIAEHFGRELGQPCVTNFWVPDGYKDTPVDRLAPRMRLKESLDEIFSEEMDPQYTIDAVESKLFGIGSESYVVGSHEFYMGYGLTRGKAICLDAGHFHPTEVISNKLSSILMFSEQLLLHVSRPVRWDSDHVVTMDDELLEIARELVRGDLLPRTHIGLDFFDGSINHLAAWVIGTRNTIKALLRAMLEPVEELRAIERAGDYTSRLALVEEFKSYPFGAVWDYYCASQGTPVREGWLAEVKSYEQEVLALR